One stretch of Janibacter limosus DNA includes these proteins:
- a CDS encoding MarR family winged helix-turn-helix transcriptional regulator produces MTSRHDPSDDVDAIVEAWRRERPDLDVEPLHVFSRVSRLARLLDLDRTTAFARHELEGWEFDVLSALRRAGEPYELSPGRLVQETLVTSGTMTNRIDRLATKGWVERLPSPTDRRGVIVRLTKGGQAAVDSAMADLLTREGELLDDMAPAERDALTRALKRLLAPFEA; encoded by the coding sequence ATGACCAGCCGCCACGACCCCTCCGACGACGTCGATGCGATCGTCGAGGCATGGCGACGCGAGCGCCCCGATCTCGACGTCGAGCCCCTCCATGTCTTCTCCCGGGTCTCCCGGCTGGCCCGCCTGCTCGACCTCGACCGGACCACGGCCTTCGCCCGGCACGAGCTCGAGGGCTGGGAGTTCGACGTCCTGTCGGCGCTGCGGCGCGCCGGCGAGCCCTACGAGCTCTCCCCCGGCCGTCTGGTCCAGGAGACCCTCGTGACGTCCGGGACCATGACCAACCGGATCGACCGTCTGGCGACCAAGGGATGGGTCGAGCGCCTCCCGTCGCCCACCGACCGTCGCGGCGTCATCGTCCGCCTGACGAAGGGGGGTCAGGCCGCGGTCGACTCCGCGATGGCCGACCTGCTGACCCGCGAGGGCGAGCTCCTGGACGACATGGCACCCGCCGAGCGGGATGCGCTGACGCGTGCGCTCAAGCGGCTGCTGGCTCCCTTCGAGGCCTAG
- a CDS encoding methyltransferase domain-containing protein gives MTVTWDPSRYGQFSDERARPFADLMGRVAATQPQLVVDLGCGSGRLTLSLAERWPQARIVGVDSSREMLAAAQASDTDSRVEWVQADLADWDIAGLGAAPDVIVSNAALQWVPRHLRLIETWSAALADGGWFALQVPGNFDAPTHALMREVAIDHPRSGELEAATKRYGAGDPSTYLQVLTAVGLAVDAWETTYTHVLDPRAESDNPVLDWVSGTGLRPMLEVLTDEAERADFLATYAERVATAYPRTPAGVLLAFRRVFAVGHKA, from the coding sequence ATGACAGTGACCTGGGACCCGAGCCGGTACGGGCAGTTCTCCGACGAGAGAGCGCGCCCCTTCGCCGACCTCATGGGTCGCGTCGCGGCCACGCAGCCGCAGCTCGTCGTCGACCTGGGTTGCGGCAGCGGCCGGCTCACTCTCTCGCTCGCAGAGCGGTGGCCCCAGGCGCGCATCGTGGGTGTCGACAGCAGCCGCGAGATGTTGGCGGCCGCCCAGGCCTCGGACACCGACTCGCGGGTCGAGTGGGTGCAGGCCGACCTGGCCGACTGGGACATCGCCGGTCTGGGTGCCGCCCCTGACGTCATCGTCAGCAACGCTGCCCTGCAGTGGGTCCCGCGCCACCTGCGGCTCATCGAGACCTGGTCCGCGGCGCTCGCGGACGGTGGCTGGTTCGCCCTGCAGGTGCCGGGCAACTTCGACGCCCCGACGCACGCCTTGATGCGCGAGGTGGCGATCGACCACCCACGCAGCGGTGAGCTCGAGGCGGCCACCAAGCGCTACGGGGCCGGCGACCCCTCGACCTACCTCCAGGTCCTCACCGCGGTGGGGCTCGCCGTGGACGCCTGGGAGACGACGTACACGCACGTGCTCGACCCCCGGGCCGAGAGCGACAACCCTGTCCTGGACTGGGTGTCCGGCACCGGCCTGCGCCCGATGCTCGAGGTCCTGACGGACGAGGCCGAGCGTGCGGACTTCCTCGCCACCTATGCCGAGCGGGTGGCCACCGCCTACCCGCGGACGCCCGCGGGCGTGCTCCTGGCCTTCCGCCGGGTCTTCGCGGTGGGCCACAAGGCGTGA
- a CDS encoding VOC family protein: MSVVGLHHVQIACPAGSEDRLRAFYSGVLGLPEIPKPPVLAARGGVWFRVGDHELHCGVEGGFRPALKAHPCLLVEDIESVAAAVAEAGGEVRWDEAIPGTRRFHTDDPVGNRVELQQA; this comes from the coding sequence GTGAGCGTCGTCGGCCTGCACCATGTCCAGATCGCCTGCCCGGCCGGCAGCGAGGACCGCCTGAGGGCCTTCTACTCCGGGGTGCTCGGTTTGCCCGAGATCCCCAAGCCGCCCGTGCTGGCCGCTCGGGGTGGCGTGTGGTTCCGCGTCGGTGACCACGAGCTGCACTGCGGGGTCGAAGGGGGCTTCCGCCCAGCCCTCAAGGCGCACCCGTGCCTGCTCGTCGAGGACATCGAGAGCGTGGCGGCGGCCGTCGCCGAGGCGGGCGGTGAGGTTCGCTGGGACGAGGCGATCCCCGGGACCCGTCGCTTCCACACCGATGACCCCGTGGGCAACCGCGTCGAGCTGCAGCAGGCCTGA